One part of the Raphanus sativus cultivar WK10039 chromosome 7, ASM80110v3, whole genome shotgun sequence genome encodes these proteins:
- the LOC108816132 gene encoding glutaredoxin-C14, translated as MDKVMRMSSGKGVVIFTKNSCCLCYAVQVLFRDLRVQPTIHEIDNDPDYLEIEKALVRLGCPNAVPAVFVSGKLVGSTNEVMSLHLSGSLVPLIKPYQLFHN; from the coding sequence ATGGACAAGGTGATGAGAATGTCATCAGGGAAAGGAGTTGTGATCTTCACCAAAAACTCATGTTGTCTTTGCTACGCCGTGCAGGTACTTTTCCGTGACCTTAGGGTTCAACCAACAATCCACGAGATTGACAACGATCCTGACTACCTCGAGATCGAGAAGGCCTTAGTCCGTCTTGGCTGCCCCAACGCGGTTCCTGCTGTTTTTGTAAGTGGTAAGCTGGTGGGTTCTACCAATGAAGTCATGTCGCTTCACCTAAGTGGCTCTCTCGTTCCCTTGATCAAGCCGTATCAGTTATTTCATAATTAG